The nucleotide window GACCCGAGGTTCTCAAAACTTTGCCACATAATCCGTTCAACGGGGATAGATGAGGTTCCCCAGCTTTGGAACATAATAAAAGGCGACATGGGTTTTGTTGGTCCACGCCCGGAATTACCGAGTGTGGTGAAAACATATACCTCTCGCCAGAGACAGGTGCTCAAATACAGGCCCGGACTACTTGGCATTTCTCAGCTTGCTCTGCGTGAGGGGGTTGATTACAGAAAAAAGCTTGAGCTGGAAAACTTTTACTACCCTCGAAGGAGCGCGATAAAGGACTTTGCGATAGTGGTTTT belongs to bacterium and includes:
- a CDS encoding sugar transferase, whose protein sequence is DPRFSKLCHIIRSTGIDEVPQLWNIIKGDMGFVGPRPELPSVVKTYTSRQRQVLKYRPGLLGISQLALREGVDYRKKLELENFYYPRRSAIKDFAIVVLTPIVLLDNTIRKFLPNVPRRAEYTNTIWLKLVLGRNGLGVDSEKIETAKQLGGSQTSPLKERALK